One part of the Thermodesulfovibrio sp. 3462-1 genome encodes these proteins:
- a CDS encoding FmdB family zinc ribbon protein, producing MPIYEYECMKCHKVHEVIQKFSEEPLKNCPVCGGELKKLISKSSFILKGSGWYVTDYARKNNSGNGSSNSNTNSKKSEEKST from the coding sequence ATGCCAATTTATGAGTATGAATGTATGAAATGCCACAAAGTTCACGAAGTCATTCAGAAATTTAGCGAAGAACCCTTAAAAAATTGTCCTGTTTGCGGAGGAGAACTTAAAAAACTTATATCCAAGTCTTCTTTTATTTTAAAGGGAAGTGGTTGGTATGTAACAGACTATGCAAGAAAAAACAACTCAGGAAATGGCTCTTCCAATTCAAATACAAATTCCAAAAAATCAGAGGAAAAATCCACATAA
- a CDS encoding homocitrate synthase: MADKPKVYLIDVTNRDGVQTSRILLPKLSKTMLNLYLDEMGVYQSEIGFPTLKHEINYINANLELAEMGVFKRIHLEGWARAIPEDVELAFKNCPKLKHLNLSISTSEIMIQGKFQGRKTWDDIVKSMYNAVKLAKELGAETVGFNAEDASRTELSRLIEFILAGKEAGGDRFRYCDTLGCEDPITIYERIHTLALATKFPIEMHCHNDLGMAEAVSVAGAQATVEAGVDSYINTTVNGYGERAGNADLVSTILALKFSHGLKEKCPLDEHVNLKMAWKIAKYASYAFNIPIPINQPGTGANAFAHESGIHADGVLKDRANYELYSPEDVGRGEPELLETGRIITTGEYGGIKGFRYVYSKLGIEFHDDNEARKILELVQYANLHTQKPLTDDELRFIAQYPDIVRQILTVTP; this comes from the coding sequence ATGGCAGACAAGCCAAAAGTTTATCTTATTGATGTAACAAATAGAGATGGCGTTCAGACTTCAAGAATACTGCTTCCAAAGCTTTCAAAAACAATGCTTAATTTATATCTTGATGAGATGGGCGTTTATCAGAGTGAAATTGGATTCCCTACCCTAAAACATGAAATTAATTACATTAATGCCAATCTTGAACTTGCTGAGATGGGAGTTTTTAAAAGAATTCATCTTGAAGGCTGGGCAAGAGCTATTCCTGAAGATGTGGAGTTAGCATTTAAAAACTGCCCAAAACTTAAACACTTAAATCTTTCAATCTCTACATCTGAAATTATGATACAGGGTAAGTTTCAGGGAAGAAAAACATGGGATGATATAGTAAAAAGCATGTATAATGCTGTAAAACTTGCTAAAGAACTTGGAGCAGAAACAGTAGGATTTAATGCAGAAGATGCCTCTCGTACCGAACTCAGCAGACTCATTGAATTTATTCTTGCAGGTAAAGAAGCAGGTGGAGATAGATTCCGCTATTGTGATACACTGGGATGCGAAGACCCCATTACAATTTATGAAAGAATTCATACTCTTGCTCTGGCAACAAAATTCCCCATTGAAATGCACTGTCATAATGACCTTGGCATGGCAGAAGCAGTCTCTGTAGCAGGAGCTCAGGCTACAGTAGAAGCAGGAGTAGACAGTTACATAAATACAACAGTAAATGGATATGGTGAAAGAGCTGGCAATGCTGATTTAGTCTCAACAATTCTTGCTCTGAAGTTTTCCCATGGACTGAAAGAAAAGTGTCCTCTTGATGAACATGTTAATCTTAAAATGGCATGGAAGATTGCAAAATACGCCTCCTATGCTTTTAATATTCCAATTCCTATAAATCAGCCAGGCACTGGTGCAAATGCATTTGCTCATGAATCAGGCATTCATGCTGATGGAGTTTTAAAAGACAGAGCCAATTACGAACTTTACTCTCCAGAAGATGTTGGTCGTGGAGAGCCAGAACTTCTTGAAACAGGAAGGATTATCACCACTGGAGAATACGGTGGAATAAAAGGATTCAGATATGTATACAGCAAGCTTGGCATAGAATTTCATGATGACAATGAAGCAAGAAAAATACTTGAACTTGTTCAGTATGCAAATTTACATACTCAGAAACCTCTCACTGATGATGAGCTTAGGTTTATAGCCCAGTATCCTGACATCGTCAGGCAGATTCTTACAGTAACACCATAA
- a CDS encoding isocitrate/isopropylmalate dehydrogenase family protein, with the protein MYTITLIPGDGIGPEISEAMMRVVEATGVKINWEIQNAGEEVYLKEGNPLPDRVINSIKKNKIAIKGPITTPVGTGFRSVNVTLRQALDLYACVRPCKSFKGARTKYENIDLVIIRENTEDLYAGIEFKKDEADTLQLIKFIEEKTGKRIRQDSGISIKPISVFATDRIVRFAFEYARKNGRKKVTAVHKANIMKYTDGLFLEVARQVATSYPDIEFEDKIVDNMCMQLVQKPELYDVLVLPNLYGDIISDLAAGLIGGLGLAPGANIGDEYAVFEPTHGSAPKYKGLNKVNPFAIILSAVMMLKHLGETEAANKIEKAVAEIIEEGKFVTYDMKSPDDPNPPAGTQEVAEALAKKISTI; encoded by the coding sequence ATGTATACTATCACACTCATTCCAGGAGATGGAATTGGTCCTGAAATATCAGAAGCAATGATGCGAGTTGTAGAAGCCACAGGAGTAAAAATTAACTGGGAGATTCAGAATGCTGGTGAGGAAGTTTATTTAAAAGAGGGAAATCCTCTACCAGATAGAGTAATAAATTCAATTAAAAAAAATAAAATAGCAATAAAAGGACCAATAACAACACCTGTTGGAACAGGTTTCAGAAGTGTAAATGTCACCCTCAGGCAGGCTTTAGACCTTTATGCCTGTGTAAGACCTTGCAAAAGCTTTAAAGGTGCAAGAACAAAATATGAAAATATCGATCTTGTCATAATAAGAGAAAACACTGAAGACCTTTACGCAGGAATTGAATTTAAGAAAGATGAAGCTGATACTCTTCAGTTGATTAAATTTATTGAAGAAAAAACAGGAAAAAGAATAAGACAGGATTCTGGAATAAGTATTAAACCAATTTCAGTTTTTGCAACAGATCGAATTGTCCGATTTGCATTTGAATATGCAAGAAAAAACGGAAGAAAAAAAGTTACTGCTGTGCACAAAGCAAATATTATGAAATACACTGACGGACTTTTCCTTGAAGTTGCACGACAGGTAGCAACCAGTTATCCAGACATAGAGTTTGAAGATAAAATAGTGGATAACATGTGTATGCAACTCGTTCAAAAACCAGAGCTTTATGATGTGCTTGTACTACCAAATCTTTATGGAGACATTATAAGTGACCTTGCAGCAGGATTAATTGGAGGACTTGGACTGGCACCAGGTGCAAACATTGGTGATGAATATGCTGTTTTTGAGCCCACTCATGGAAGTGCACCAAAATATAAAGGATTGAATAAAGTAAATCCTTTTGCAATAATATTAAGTGCAGTTATGATGTTAAAACATCTTGGTGAAACAGAGGCTGCTAACAAAATAGAAAAAGCTGTAGCAGAAATCATAGAAGAAGGAAAATTTGTAACCTATGATATGAAATCACCTGATGATCCAAATCCACCAGCAGGAACACAGGAGGTAGCAGAGGCACTGGCTAAAAAAATTTCAACAATATGA
- the ilvN gene encoding acetolactate synthase small subunit, producing MRHTISVLVENKFGVLARIAGLFSGRGYNIESLSVGETIDPQISIMTIVTTGDDRVIEQITKQLNRLVDVIKVVDLTEIDHVEREMVLIKIAPRKENRLEVLKTVEIFRGRVVDSGPTTYTIEVTGDEKKIQAFIELMKPFGIKEFVRTGKVAIPREISQRK from the coding sequence GTGAGACACACAATTTCTGTTTTAGTAGAAAACAAATTTGGAGTTCTGGCAAGAATTGCAGGATTGTTCAGTGGCAGAGGTTATAATATAGAAAGTCTTTCAGTTGGAGAAACAATTGATCCTCAAATATCAATAATGACAATCGTAACAACAGGTGATGATAGAGTTATTGAACAAATTACAAAACAGCTTAACAGACTTGTTGATGTTATAAAAGTAGTTGATTTAACAGAAATAGATCATGTAGAAAGAGAAATGGTTTTAATTAAAATAGCACCAAGAAAGGAAAATAGACTTGAGGTATTAAAAACAGTTGAAATATTTCGTGGAAGAGTTGTTGATTCAGGGCCTACAACATATACAATAGAAGTCACAGGAGATGAAAAAAAGATTCAGGCTTTTATAGAACTTATGAAACCCTTTGGAATAAAAGAATTTGTTAGAACAGGTAAAGTAGCCATTCCAAGAGAAATATCACAAAGAAAATAA
- the ilvB gene encoding biosynthetic-type acetolactate synthase large subunit, which yields MAKMKGAEILIECLKREGVKHIFGYPGGVILDIFDLLYDDPDIKLILTRHEQGATHAADGYARVSGKPGVVLVTSGPGATNTVTGIATAYMDSVPLVIFTGQVPTFLIGNDAFQEADIVGITRPCTKYNILVKDVKDLAKQIREAFYIATTGRPGPVLVDLPKDVTQGKAEFIWPETVHIRSYNPTYEGNIYMIKKAAQEIAKAKKPVIIAGGGCIISEAHEHLKELAEMTQIPVANTLMGLGSFPRTHELSLGMLGMHGTYYANMAVQNSDLIIAIGMRFDDRVTGKTDAFAPQAKIIHIDIDPTSIRKNVRVDIPIVGDVSRVLQVLNKILKEEIKPQWEEVRKAWLKQINQWKKEKPLTYEFDPEVIKPQYVIEKIYEITKGDAIITTEVGQNQMWAAQFYKFDKPRRFVTSGGLGTMGYGFPAAIGAQLAFPQMTVIDIAGDGSIQMNIQELATAVVYDLPVKVAILNNSYLGMVRQWQELFYNERYSHTYLSTAPDFVKVAEAYGAVGLRATKPSEVEPVIKEALSIRKPVFMDFVVDWKEKVYPMVPPGAPIDQMILEEKKKERKLKAVK from the coding sequence ATGGCAAAGATGAAAGGTGCAGAAATTTTAATTGAGTGCCTTAAGAGAGAGGGGGTAAAACATATTTTTGGATACCCCGGAGGAGTAATTCTTGATATCTTTGACCTTCTTTACGATGATCCAGATATAAAGCTAATTCTTACAAGGCATGAACAGGGAGCCACCCATGCTGCTGATGGATATGCAAGAGTAAGTGGGAAACCAGGGGTTGTATTGGTAACAAGTGGTCCTGGTGCAACAAATACTGTCACAGGTATAGCAACTGCTTATATGGACTCTGTCCCTCTTGTTATTTTTACAGGTCAGGTGCCAACATTTCTTATTGGAAATGACGCTTTTCAGGAAGCAGATATTGTAGGAATTACAAGACCCTGCACAAAATACAACATCCTTGTAAAAGATGTTAAAGATTTGGCAAAACAGATAAGAGAAGCCTTCTATATTGCAACTACAGGAAGACCAGGACCTGTTCTTGTCGACCTTCCTAAGGATGTAACCCAGGGCAAGGCAGAGTTTATCTGGCCAGAGACAGTTCACATAAGAAGCTATAACCCAACTTACGAAGGCAATATTTATATGATAAAAAAAGCAGCACAAGAAATTGCTAAAGCGAAGAAACCTGTAATTATTGCTGGAGGAGGTTGTATTATTTCTGAAGCTCATGAACATTTAAAAGAGCTTGCAGAGATGACACAAATTCCTGTTGCAAACACCCTTATGGGACTTGGTAGCTTTCCGCGCACTCATGAGCTTTCGCTGGGAATGCTTGGAATGCATGGCACTTACTACGCAAACATGGCAGTGCAGAACTCGGATCTAATAATCGCAATTGGAATGAGATTTGATGACAGAGTCACAGGAAAAACAGATGCTTTTGCTCCTCAGGCAAAAATTATTCATATAGATATTGATCCTACATCAATTCGTAAAAATGTAAGAGTTGACATTCCCATAGTTGGAGATGTTAGCAGAGTGCTTCAGGTATTAAACAAGATTCTCAAAGAAGAAATAAAGCCTCAGTGGGAAGAAGTAAGAAAGGCATGGCTTAAACAGATAAATCAATGGAAAAAGGAAAAACCTCTTACATACGAATTTGACCCAGAAGTTATAAAACCTCAGTATGTTATTGAAAAGATATATGAGATTACAAAAGGAGACGCAATTATTACAACAGAGGTTGGTCAGAATCAGATGTGGGCAGCACAGTTTTATAAATTTGACAAACCTCGCAGATTTGTAACATCAGGTGGACTTGGCACAATGGGATATGGTTTTCCTGCAGCAATTGGTGCTCAACTTGCATTTCCTCAGATGACAGTGATTGATATAGCAGGAGACGGAAGTATTCAGATGAATATTCAAGAACTGGCAACAGCTGTTGTTTATGATTTACCTGTAAAGGTTGCCATATTAAACAACAGCTATCTTGGAATGGTAAGACAATGGCAAGAGCTTTTTTATAATGAAAGATACTCTCATACTTATTTAAGCACAGCACCAGATTTTGTAAAAGTTGCCGAAGCTTACGGTGCAGTGGGATTAAGAGCAACAAAACCAAGTGAAGTAGAACCTGTAATAAAAGAAGCTTTATCAATAAGAAAGCCAGTATTTATGGATTTTGTTGTTGATTGGAAGGAAAAGGTTTATCCTATGGTGCCACCTGGAGCTCCTATTGATCAAATGATTTTGGAAGAAAAGAAAAAAGAGCGCAAGCTGAAAGCGGTCAAATAG
- a CDS encoding hemolysin family protein, producing MNEIFLIFFLIILNSFFAAAEIGVVTLRRSRLKQLIEEKNPNAEIVKKFKENPDKFLATIQVGITLIGSLASALAGAYAVENIKPLIELLPFNFLKVSAEAISLAIVVILVTYFLVVLGELIPKSIALVHPDWVSLKTAKFIDKFSKLTFIFVKILTISTNFVLKPFGLKAFSQRGFISQEELKLLIEEGEEKGIFEPEERQLIHSAFSFSEITVKEIMVPAPQMVTVSIYMSIDEIKKIIMDEKFSRYPALGKDLNDIRGILHAKDFYNALIKNPETLDIKRLLKPPMFVPETMKINILLKEMQKKRVHMALVVDEYGIVTGLVTLEDIIEELVGEIRDEYDTEMPVIMLADGSMIIDATISIRDLKEDYGIEIEESEEYDTLGGFILTALQRIPRVGDTVNVNGKVFKVIEMVGQRISKIKYEPLKM from the coding sequence ATGAACGAAATTTTTTTAATATTTTTTTTGATTATTTTAAACAGTTTTTTTGCTGCAGCTGAAATTGGAGTTGTTACATTAAGAAGATCAAGACTTAAACAGCTAATTGAAGAAAAAAATCCAAATGCTGAAATAGTTAAAAAATTCAAAGAAAATCCAGATAAATTCCTTGCGACAATTCAAGTTGGAATTACCCTTATAGGCAGCCTTGCTTCAGCTCTGGCAGGTGCTTATGCAGTAGAAAATATAAAACCATTGATTGAACTTCTACCATTCAATTTTTTAAAAGTTTCTGCTGAAGCAATCTCTTTAGCTATAGTTGTCATATTAGTTACCTACTTTTTAGTAGTACTCGGTGAACTAATTCCAAAGTCCATTGCTCTTGTTCATCCTGATTGGGTAAGTTTAAAAACTGCAAAATTTATCGATAAGTTTTCAAAATTAACATTTATTTTTGTAAAAATTCTCACTATTAGCACAAATTTTGTTCTCAAACCCTTTGGACTCAAAGCATTTTCCCAGAGAGGCTTTATTTCTCAAGAAGAATTAAAGCTTCTAATTGAAGAGGGAGAAGAAAAAGGCATATTTGAACCTGAAGAGCGTCAACTCATTCACAGTGCATTTAGTTTTAGTGAAATAACAGTTAAAGAAATAATGGTCCCGGCTCCTCAAATGGTTACTGTTAGTATTTACATGAGCATTGATGAGATTAAAAAGATTATCATGGATGAAAAGTTTTCAAGATATCCTGCACTGGGAAAAGACTTAAATGACATCAGAGGAATACTTCATGCAAAGGATTTTTATAATGCACTTATTAAAAATCCAGAAACACTGGATATAAAAAGACTTCTAAAGCCTCCAATGTTTGTTCCTGAAACAATGAAAATTAACATTCTTCTTAAAGAGATGCAGAAAAAAAGAGTTCATATGGCATTGGTTGTTGATGAATACGGTATTGTAACTGGTCTTGTAACTCTTGAGGATATTATTGAAGAATTGGTAGGTGAGATACGAGATGAGTATGATACTGAAATGCCTGTAATAATGCTTGCAGATGGTTCAATGATAATTGATGCAACCATCTCAATAAGAGATTTAAAAGAAGACTATGGAATAGAAATTGAAGAATCAGAAGAGTATGATACTCTTGGAGGATTTATTCTTACAGCTCTTCAAAGAATTCCCCGCGTTGGTGACACTGTAAATGTTAATGGTAAAGTTTTCAAAGTTATTGAAATGGTAGGTCAAAGAATATCAAAGATAAAGTATGAACCGTTAAAAATGTAA
- a CDS encoding sugar phosphate isomerase/epimerase family protein yields MKNIHIHVPYNKIYNYIDTIQKEKLNLEIYFDSQSLDCITTKDTEKLKKTLFYEPALSFHAPFMDLSPGAVDSKVREVTIERFNQVFDIAEILNPVSIVFHSGYEKWKYAFKVEVWLEASLKTWEKILPRAEQLNIKIAIENIFEEEPENLLMLMKELSSPYFGVCFDTGHFNLFSKKSIDEWLACLNDYIVELHLHDNNKKFDEHLSIGSGCFEFEKFFKLLKNKNCIYTIEAHTPEEVFKSIKMLDILIR; encoded by the coding sequence ATGAAAAACATACATATCCATGTGCCATATAACAAAATTTATAATTACATTGATACCATTCAGAAAGAAAAACTTAACCTTGAAATATATTTTGACTCTCAATCACTTGATTGTATTACTACAAAGGATACAGAAAAACTTAAAAAAACTCTATTCTATGAGCCTGCATTATCTTTCCACGCACCTTTTATGGATTTATCTCCTGGTGCAGTTGATTCAAAGGTAAGAGAAGTGACCATAGAAAGATTTAATCAAGTTTTTGATATTGCTGAGATATTAAATCCAGTATCAATAGTTTTTCATTCAGGCTATGAAAAATGGAAGTATGCCTTTAAAGTAGAAGTCTGGCTTGAGGCAAGCCTTAAAACATGGGAAAAAATTTTACCAAGAGCTGAACAACTGAATATTAAAATCGCCATAGAAAACATTTTTGAAGAAGAACCTGAAAATCTTCTAATGCTTATGAAAGAACTTTCTTCACCTTATTTTGGAGTATGTTTTGATACAGGACATTTTAATCTTTTTTCAAAAAAGAGCATTGATGAATGGCTTGCATGTTTGAATGATTACATTGTAGAGCTTCATCTTCATGATAACAATAAAAAATTTGATGAACATCTTTCTATTGGAAGTGGCTGCTTTGAATTTGAAAAATTTTTTAAATTATTGAAAAATAAAAATTGTATTTACACAATTGAAGCCCATACGCCTGAAGAGGTATTCAAAAGCATAAAAATGCTTGATATATTGATTAGATAA
- a CDS encoding 4Fe-4S dicluster domain-containing protein has translation MKRREFLKRILTIAGISLIGGKGNVYGESPSDLSQRAVKSTGNIANRKNWLKYEALKDKQKPKEPYAVLVDLTKCIGCRRCEWACNEWNKNPNKPIKEFEESKDKKPSVFDKIRRTSAGAFTVVNRFYENGRPVYVKKQCMHCTEPACQAACFVDAFKKTPHGAVLYNPSLCVGCRYCMIACPFDIPAYEYYDPITPQITKCTMCFDRITESQIPACVEICSADALRFGPRNEMLKLAYETINKNPERYIPHVYGEHEAGGTNWLYISGVSFEKLGFPKLDKNPIPSYSKNFLFTVKVLEIIAAAPLVWGAYYMISKNRKKKESQDVQSNEKQ, from the coding sequence ATGAAAAGAAGAGAATTTTTAAAGAGGATATTGACAATTGCAGGAATTAGTCTGATTGGTGGAAAAGGAAATGTTTACGGAGAATCACCTTCAGATTTATCTCAGAGAGCTGTGAAATCAACAGGTAACATTGCAAATAGAAAGAATTGGTTAAAATATGAAGCATTAAAAGACAAGCAAAAGCCAAAGGAGCCCTATGCTGTGCTTGTTGACCTTACAAAATGTATTGGATGCAGAAGATGTGAATGGGCATGCAATGAATGGAATAAAAATCCGAATAAGCCAATTAAAGAGTTTGAGGAATCAAAAGATAAAAAACCTTCAGTCTTTGATAAAATACGAAGAACCTCTGCTGGAGCATTTACAGTTGTTAATAGATTTTACGAAAATGGTCGCCCTGTTTATGTAAAAAAACAATGCATGCATTGCACTGAACCTGCCTGTCAGGCTGCATGTTTTGTAGATGCCTTTAAGAAAACTCCTCATGGAGCAGTGCTTTATAATCCTTCTTTATGCGTGGGCTGTCGTTACTGCATGATTGCATGTCCTTTTGATATTCCAGCTTATGAATACTATGATCCAATTACACCCCAGATTACAAAGTGCACAATGTGCTTTGATAGAATAACAGAGTCTCAGATTCCTGCTTGTGTAGAAATATGTTCTGCTGATGCTTTAAGATTTGGACCAAGAAATGAGATGCTGAAGCTTGCCTATGAGACAATAAATAAAAATCCTGAAAGATATATACCTCATGTTTATGGAGAGCATGAAGCAGGTGGAACAAACTGGCTTTATATTTCAGGAGTTTCATTTGAAAAATTAGGATTTCCAAAGCTTGACAAAAATCCTATTCCATCTTACAGTAAAAATTTTCTATTTACAGTAAAGGTGCTTGAGATTATTGCTGCAGCACCACTTGTTTGGGGAGCCTATTACATGATTTCAAAAAACAGAAAGAAAAAAGAATCACAGGATGTGCAGAGCAATGAGAAACAATAG
- the nrfD gene encoding NrfD/PsrC family molybdoenzyme membrane anchor subunit translates to MRNNSWFKEKILLGMDFKEYVSKHATLPFFIAFLILAFSFYSMAYRLLYGLGPATNLSDTYPWGLWISFDILAGIALAAPGLTVGTAVYLFGLKDYKKFARPAILSSLLGYVFAVFALMFDLGRYYRVPYVIGWSWGLNSILFLIAPSKIHPLWYSALLPLFFLISAVFAGISMVIIESTISHKIFKEYIKEFDEKDFDRKTIGLAKALVVSLFVYLILKILDLTHYDNWHYLNTDYGYWYLFEIVGFVMTPALILINAIKTNNAKVVRVIAFVVAFGVIVNRFNVSLIAYNWYIPLSDKYYPTWMEVALSLGVVTLIILFYRFIVRRMPILS, encoded by the coding sequence ATGAGAAACAATAGCTGGTTTAAGGAAAAAATACTTTTGGGAATGGACTTTAAAGAGTATGTTTCAAAACATGCTACATTGCCATTTTTCATTGCCTTTTTAATTCTTGCCTTTTCTTTTTATTCAATGGCATACAGGCTCCTTTATGGACTTGGTCCTGCAACAAATCTCTCTGATACATATCCATGGGGATTGTGGATTAGCTTTGACATTCTTGCAGGAATTGCCCTTGCAGCACCGGGACTTACAGTAGGCACAGCAGTTTATCTCTTCGGCCTAAAAGACTACAAAAAATTTGCTCGTCCAGCAATTCTTTCAAGTCTTCTTGGTTATGTTTTTGCAGTCTTTGCATTGATGTTTGACCTTGGTAGATACTACCGTGTTCCCTATGTAATTGGCTGGTCATGGGGATTAAATTCAATACTGTTTCTCATAGCACCATCTAAGATTCATCCTCTCTGGTATTCGGCATTACTGCCGTTGTTTTTCCTCATCTCTGCAGTTTTTGCTGGAATTTCAATGGTCATAATTGAAAGCACTATATCACATAAAATCTTTAAAGAATACATAAAAGAGTTTGATGAAAAAGACTTCGATAGAAAGACAATAGGGCTTGCTAAGGCTCTTGTTGTATCGCTTTTTGTATATTTAATTCTTAAAATTCTTGACCTTACCCATTACGATAACTGGCATTATCTAAATACTGATTATGGCTACTGGTATCTTTTTGAAATTGTCGGATTTGTAATGACTCCTGCATTGATTTTAATAAATGCAATAAAAACAAATAATGCTAAAGTAGTTAGAGTAATAGCCTTTGTCGTTGCTTTTGGAGTAATTGTTAATCGTTTTAATGTAAGTCTCATTGCCTACAACTGGTATATTCCTCTTTCTGATAAATACTATCCTACCTGGATGGAAGTGGCGCTCTCTCTGGGAGTTGTTACATTAATAATTCTTTTTTATAGATTCATTGTCAGAAGAATGCCTATTTTGTCATAG